The following proteins are co-located in the Brevibacillus laterosporus DSM 25 genome:
- a CDS encoding helix-turn-helix transcriptional regulator encodes MENRIKEYRKSLGLSQDDLAKACGVSRQTINAIENNKYDPSLVLAFQLSYVLGGTVDTIFMFRKNEEL; translated from the coding sequence ATGGAGAATAGAATAAAAGAATATCGGAAATCGCTAGGGCTGTCACAAGATGATTTAGCTAAAGCTTGTGGTGTATCAAGGCAGACGATAAATGCAATTGAAAATAATAAGTATGACCCCAGCCTTGTTCTTGCTTTCCAGCTTTCTTATGTATTAGGTGGGACTGTGGATACAATTTTTATGTTTAGAAAAAATGAAGAGCTATGA
- a CDS encoding thioesterase II family protein produces the protein MSTKMKLFCIPYAGGSASVYSSWKKAFLPNIELIPIELAGKGSRFNQPLYENIEQAVSDILSILQSKLDSSPYALFGHSMGALLSFELLHALKEQNAPMPITTFLSGKNPPHITPTTNRHKLDGREFWEEVRSMGGTPAELMTSTELMELFTPILKRDFKLVETYVPNLNRELITSPVTVLYGTKDQTVSVDRMAEWNRYTSEEISFYNFDGGHFFIQEHEQAVITRVNQGLLSTTIKA, from the coding sequence GTGTCAACCAAAATGAAATTATTTTGTATCCCTTATGCCGGGGGATCTGCTAGCGTATACTCCAGTTGGAAAAAAGCTTTTCTCCCAAATATAGAGCTCATCCCTATTGAACTTGCTGGAAAAGGAAGTCGTTTTAACCAACCTCTGTACGAAAATATAGAGCAAGCGGTATCTGATATTCTTTCGATCCTGCAAAGTAAATTAGATTCTAGCCCGTATGCATTGTTTGGTCATAGCATGGGGGCCTTACTCAGTTTTGAATTGCTCCATGCTCTAAAAGAACAAAATGCGCCTATGCCAATCACCACATTTTTGTCTGGAAAGAATCCTCCTCATATCACTCCCACTACGAATCGTCACAAGCTTGATGGCAGAGAGTTTTGGGAAGAGGTTAGATCAATGGGGGGAACTCCAGCCGAACTGATGACAAGCACAGAGTTAATGGAGCTATTTACACCTATACTTAAAAGAGATTTTAAATTAGTAGAAACGTATGTACCTAATCTGAATAGAGAGCTTATAACCTCACCCGTTACAGTGCTCTATGGCACAAAGGATCAAACAGTATCTGTAGATAGAATGGCAGAATGGAATAGATATACAAGTGAAGAGATCAGCTTTTACAACTTTGATGGTGGACACTTCTTCATCCAAGAGCATGAACAGGCTGTTATCACCCGAGTAAATCAAGGCTTACTGTCAACTACGATCAAGGCATAA
- a CDS encoding YdcF family protein codes for MLLFLKKGMLRVGVPVIVLIILWFSFIFYRMAQVERSAVPQSADVAIVLGAAVRGDQPSPALAERLEKAYELYQQKYIKSIIVSGGIGKGKEHSEADVMKGYLIKKGVPASSIYLEKRAVNTLENLSFSQQIMQEHGYHTALIVSHNYHLMRAMEMANILAMDAHPVGTDSVNIFIPYYRVKEGFAYTKWTYHKLFVLPTQESEGK; via the coding sequence TTGTTACTTTTCCTTAAAAAAGGGATGCTACGCGTGGGAGTTCCCGTTATTGTATTAATCATCCTATGGTTTAGCTTTATCTTTTACAGGATGGCTCAAGTAGAACGCTCGGCTGTGCCACAATCTGCCGATGTTGCGATTGTCCTTGGTGCTGCCGTCCGTGGTGATCAACCCAGTCCAGCCCTGGCAGAACGTTTAGAAAAAGCATACGAACTTTATCAACAAAAATACATAAAGTCCATTATTGTTAGTGGCGGAATTGGAAAAGGGAAAGAACATAGTGAAGCTGACGTTATGAAAGGATATCTTATAAAAAAAGGAGTCCCTGCATCCAGCATCTACCTTGAAAAAAGGGCGGTAAATACGTTAGAAAATCTCAGCTTTAGCCAGCAAATCATGCAGGAGCATGGATATCACACAGCACTGATCGTAAGCCATAATTACCACTTAATGCGTGCTATGGAGATGGCGAATATATTAGCTATGGATGCGCACCCGGTTGGAACCGACTCAGTAAATATATTTATCCCTTACTATCGTGTAAAAGAAGGTTTCGCGTATACAAAATGGACATATCATAAGCTTTTTGTACTACCTACCCAAGAAAGCGAAGGGAAATAA
- a CDS encoding aminoglycoside adenylyltransferase domain-containing protein: MTWSKPGKTAYVTTNVLGDLSDQLTPDDLNTSLVSTHFVPNTLRRGNKRKGFSSSAAYRNADHSFGLSHSHDQLVTSYSTGKVKKLPNEIERPLQSFLNGLQNLIGSQLVGFYLYGSIALDAYIPGESDIDFLCVTDGDLQEVDMWLIEKLFFEQMAIHPILAKLEGNFLASHRLTLHNRCECAQCFEEAYLLKSPRDWNAITLLLLRSRGIPLLGPDASEIIPEVSSQELANNMMGNLLYFELNMEHYFHKGLNDQVFVVLTLCRILHTMHTGEIVSKQAAAESVLSRVPALGKVIIKRALRVWEKRPDAVKLAKAGTDLAPKDKLLEFVSIMKKLALD, from the coding sequence ATGACTTGGTCAAAACCTGGTAAAACTGCATATGTAACCACAAACGTACTCGGGGACTTGTCCGATCAGCTGACACCAGATGATTTAAATACTTCTTTGGTTTCCACTCATTTCGTTCCCAATACACTGAGGCGTGGAAACAAAAGAAAAGGATTTTCGTCTTCAGCGGCCTATCGAAATGCTGACCATTCATTTGGTCTGTCACATTCTCATGATCAGCTTGTTACATCTTACTCTACTGGAAAGGTAAAAAAGCTACCCAACGAAATTGAGCGTCCTCTGCAAAGCTTTCTGAATGGGCTACAAAATCTTATTGGCTCACAGCTCGTCGGTTTTTATCTATATGGCTCTATCGCCTTAGATGCATATATTCCAGGTGAGAGTGACATTGATTTCCTCTGTGTTACAGATGGCGATTTACAAGAGGTAGATATGTGGTTGATCGAAAAGCTATTTTTCGAACAGATGGCTATACATCCCATTCTCGCTAAGCTAGAAGGGAATTTCCTCGCATCTCATCGGTTAACATTACATAATCGATGCGAATGCGCTCAATGTTTTGAGGAGGCTTATTTACTAAAATCGCCACGAGATTGGAACGCCATTACATTACTATTATTACGTAGTCGTGGAATTCCTTTATTGGGACCAGATGCATCTGAAATAATACCAGAGGTCTCATCTCAGGAGTTAGCCAATAACATGATGGGAAACTTGCTTTATTTTGAATTAAATATGGAGCATTATTTTCATAAAGGTCTGAATGACCAGGTTTTTGTAGTGCTAACGCTGTGTCGGATTTTACACACGATGCATACCGGTGAAATTGTTAGCAAGCAAGCTGCTGCTGAATCTGTATTGTCTAGGGTGCCAGCTCTTGGAAAAGTCATAATCAAGAGGGCGCTACGCGTATGGGAAAAGCGACCAGATGCTGTTAAGTTAGCAAAAGCTGGTACGGATCTCGCTCCAAAGGACAAATTACTAGAGTTTGTTTCGATTATGAAGAAGCTTGCATTGGACTAA
- a CDS encoding methyltransferase: MFLKEKDTAEMPANVALLEKLFMPFMFQAIYVAADLQLADHLKDGSKSVGELARVTQTDEAALYRVLRALSSMEIFNEGEKGIFELTPMAEWLISDVEGSLHSMVLMLGGQPMWNILPDLLTSVKTGESSFEKTFKLPFYEYLSQSENKKAGDIFNLAMYHNTQRQIEQILANYDFASYHKIIDVAGNHGQLLTAILKKNPDSKGIIFDQSYAREMALANLDKEQVSDRCEFVIGDFFKEITKGGDLYILKHILHNWNDDKAIEILKQCREAMGDSGKLLVIEPVIEEGNTRDMMKFLDLQMLLLLSGKERTQEEYSHLCEASGLFLHRVIQPSMGMSLLEIYRT, from the coding sequence ATGTTTTTAAAAGAAAAGGATACAGCCGAAATGCCGGCAAATGTGGCTCTTCTTGAGAAACTATTTATGCCCTTCATGTTTCAAGCGATCTATGTAGCCGCGGATTTACAACTTGCCGATCATCTAAAAGATGGGTCAAAAAGTGTTGGTGAACTAGCTCGTGTAACACAGACAGATGAAGCAGCTCTTTATCGTGTACTACGTGCCTTATCTAGCATGGAAATTTTCAATGAAGGCGAGAAGGGAATCTTCGAGCTGACACCAATGGCTGAATGGTTGATAAGCGATGTGGAGGGTTCACTACATTCCATGGTATTGATGCTAGGTGGACAACCGATGTGGAACATTTTACCTGACTTACTAACGAGTGTAAAAACAGGCGAATCATCCTTCGAGAAAACTTTCAAGCTACCATTTTACGAATATTTAAGTCAATCAGAAAACAAAAAAGCTGGAGATATCTTTAATCTAGCAATGTATCATAATACACAACGACAGATTGAGCAAATCCTAGCCAATTATGATTTTGCTTCCTATCATAAAATAATTGATGTAGCGGGTAATCACGGACAACTGCTTACTGCGATTTTAAAGAAAAACCCAGATAGTAAAGGGATCATATTTGACCAGTCTTATGCGCGTGAAATGGCTCTAGCTAATCTAGATAAGGAACAAGTATCTGATCGCTGTGAATTTGTAATAGGTGATTTTTTCAAAGAGATTACAAAAGGTGGAGATCTCTATATTTTGAAGCATATTCTACACAATTGGAATGATGATAAAGCTATTGAGATTCTCAAGCAATGTAGAGAAGCAATGGGTGATAGTGGAAAACTCCTAGTTATTGAACCAGTCATTGAAGAAGGAAACACTAGAGATATGATGAAATTCCTTGATCTACAGATGCTACTTTTACTGAGTGGGAAGGAACGGACGCAGGAAGAGTACTCTCATTTATGTGAGGCAAGCGGATTGTTTTTGCATAGGGTGATTCAACCATCGATGGGGATGTCTTTACTGGAGATTTATCGGACGTAG